The Microcoleus sp. AS-A8 DNA window AGCTTCACCGTACAGTTAGTACTAGGGGCTGTTTCTGGCTTGGCTTTGTTGTTGGCTATATTTAGCCGTAATGTCACTGCCCAAACAACGACGAATCCGGTCATGGGGTTTGGCGTCTTTTTAGGTATTATTGGAATTTTATTGCTGTGCTTCAGGCTCTATTTGTCTTTCCGTTACAGGCGTTTAGCCAAACTTTTACAGTTGCCTAATCGGGAATTACATCCCAAAAAAGAGGACATACTTCAAGTATTAAGCACTGGATTAATCATCAGTTTAATCGGTCTATTGTTAGCTTTTTTTGCATCGGAAGTGACCATTGCTGTCGTAGCAGCAAAAGCTTTAGCAGTACCTCCAGGAGTGACAGCTTATACCTCTATAAATTTCATTCGTCCGTTGGATATTTTTGTAGTGTTGGCAAACGTCAATATGATCGGTGCTCACTTTGTAGGGAGTGTGACTGCACTGGGACTGT harbors:
- a CDS encoding DUF3611 family protein; its protein translation is MSNQLNFYLPAPTKQRFAATFRVVRRISFTVQLVLGAVSGLALLLAIFSRNVTAQTTTNPVMGFGVFLGIIGILLLCFRLYLSFRYRRLAKLLQLPNRELHPKKEDILQVLSTGLIISLIGLLLAFFASEVTIAVVAAKALAVPPGVTAYTSINFIRPLDIFVVLANVNMIGAHFVGSVTALGLFNWLDQ